In Chloroflexota bacterium, a genomic segment contains:
- a CDS encoding lamin tail domain-containing protein, protein MPRIFFVLMIALLGAFVLLALAAPLALPASAQCGRTGCPPPKEPPQQPEPQEPREPREPLADRRDDPTRAPVPTPAPTSTPEPTRVTVSTIPSPEPSAGPNIPLATQTATAPEPVVVATSTPLPPATVLAMPTFPTTIVLNEYRVPDRNAENEWIELYNLGDSSVDLSGWQLAHTANGGGAYIIPSGTTIAPRGFRVFTRAQTGLTLNSQSDDVQLVYPNGAVADTTRHSRLRDNQVYARSVDGAGLWLADCKPTPNTANCPLVAGASSYFRDHIATPSLFGALNVAALITNFLLALVLALAMGFFGNMLNDVLESHEPEIAAWFAPIRPVIYGIRNAATQFDDTFAKWRLSLLGWVIKLGFMLVLYGIVFAYLDPSFDITQPAGWLLIAALALSAGVIGVIDDLAQYAYLRRRGSRGTIRLHGGNLLLSILSAMFSRFSGLTPGLLFGNPAGIEDVDDPHFEIPSHFIALGAMGILAIAAWLLTPLIDEGAWLHTTLLLIFALGVQSVFFEMLPIKYLHGKGIFQYNRWLWVILFALTTTVFFQTMLNPNGDFVHAFQQSNMIVLSLTVIGFCILSAGLWYYFQRVQKATAQG, encoded by the coding sequence ATGCCAAGAATTTTTTTCGTATTGATGATCGCTCTGCTCGGCGCGTTCGTGTTGTTGGCGCTCGCCGCGCCCCTGGCTTTGCCGGCAAGCGCGCAGTGCGGGCGCACGGGTTGTCCACCGCCAAAAGAACCGCCGCAACAACCTGAGCCACAAGAGCCGCGCGAGCCACGGGAACCCTTGGCTGACCGGCGGGATGATCCCACTCGCGCGCCGGTTCCGACTCCCGCTCCGACAAGCACACCTGAGCCAACCAGAGTTACGGTCTCGACGATTCCTTCGCCGGAGCCGAGCGCTGGTCCCAACATACCATTGGCTACACAAACGGCAACGGCGCCAGAGCCAGTCGTCGTGGCAACCTCAACTCCGTTGCCACCTGCTACGGTTCTCGCGATGCCGACCTTTCCGACGACTATCGTGCTCAACGAGTATCGCGTGCCAGATCGGAACGCGGAAAACGAATGGATCGAACTTTACAACCTTGGCGATTCGTCCGTGGATTTGAGCGGTTGGCAACTTGCGCACACGGCAAACGGCGGCGGAGCGTACATCATTCCGTCAGGCACGACGATTGCGCCACGCGGTTTCCGGGTGTTCACACGCGCGCAAACCGGGTTGACATTGAACTCGCAAAGCGACGATGTGCAACTTGTCTACCCGAACGGTGCGGTCGCCGATACAACGCGGCACAGCCGTCTGCGCGATAATCAAGTCTACGCGCGTTCGGTGGATGGCGCGGGATTGTGGCTCGCCGATTGCAAGCCAACGCCGAACACGGCGAACTGTCCGCTCGTCGCCGGCGCAAGCAGTTATTTCCGCGATCACATCGCGACACCTTCGTTATTTGGCGCCTTGAATGTCGCGGCGTTGATCACGAATTTTCTGCTCGCGCTCGTCCTCGCGCTCGCGATGGGCTTTTTCGGCAACATGTTGAACGACGTGCTCGAATCGCACGAACCGGAAATTGCGGCATGGTTTGCGCCGATTCGCCCGGTGATCTACGGCATTCGCAATGCGGCAACCCAGTTCGACGACACGTTCGCTAAATGGCGTCTCAGTTTGCTGGGCTGGGTGATCAAACTGGGATTCATGCTCGTGCTTTACGGCATCGTGTTCGCGTATCTCGATCCCAGTTTCGATATCACACAACCAGCGGGCTGGCTGTTGATCGCCGCGCTCGCCTTGTCCGCCGGGGTTATCGGCGTCATTGACGACCTTGCGCAATATGCCTATCTGCGCCGCCGCGGCTCGCGCGGAACGATTCGCTTGCATGGCGGAAATCTTTTGCTCTCGATTCTCTCGGCGATGTTCTCGCGATTCTCCGGGCTGACACCTGGGTTGTTGTTCGGTAATCCCGCCGGCATCGAAGATGTGGATGATCCGCACTTTGAGATCCCATCACATTTTATCGCGCTCGGTGCGATGGGCATCCTGGCAATTGCCGCGTGGTTGTTGACGCCGCTGATTGATGAAGGGGCATGGTTGCATACCACGTTGTTGCTGATCTTTGCGCTCGGCGTTCAATCGGTGTTCTTTGAAATGTTGCCGATCAAGTATTTACATGGCAAAGGCATCTTTCAATACAATCGTTGGCTCTGGGTCATCCTGTTCGCGCTGACCACGACGGTGTTCTTCCAAACGATGCTCAACCCGAACGGCGATTTCGTCCATGCCTTCCAGCAATCGAATATGATCGTCTTGTCGCTGACCGTAATTGGCTTTTGCATTTTGAGCGCGGGGTTATGGTACTATTTCCAACGCGTTCAAAAAGCCACCGCCCAAGGATAA
- the nuoB gene encoding NADH-quinone oxidoreductase subunit NuoB: MADGTPQTSGIQVSRSEEEWLEDQVRRSVWVTQWDKVIDKLIDPLYNWGRRNSVWPMGFGLACCAIEMICTSASRFDISRFGMELFRASPRQADLMLVSGTVTKKMAPAVVRLYNQMAEPKYVLAMGACASAGGPFKEGYSVVSGVDKLVPVDVYVPGCPPTPQALLYGLMQLQKKIDKQSVREVAWYRKGETEGVPEPVLGPDLFDPRRAEEITALARDPQSLAARAVKIQTKADAKAEKK, translated from the coding sequence ATGGCTGATGGTACACCGCAAACATCCGGCATTCAAGTTTCGCGCAGCGAAGAAGAGTGGCTCGAAGATCAAGTGCGTCGCTCGGTCTGGGTGACGCAGTGGGACAAGGTGATTGACAAACTGATTGACCCGCTTTACAACTGGGGACGCCGCAACTCGGTTTGGCCCATGGGTTTTGGCTTGGCGTGTTGCGCGATTGAAATGATTTGCACCTCGGCGAGCCGATTCGACATCTCGCGATTTGGCATGGAACTATTTCGCGCGTCGCCGCGTCAAGCCGACTTGATGCTCGTTTCCGGCACGGTGACGAAAAAGATGGCGCCCGCGGTCGTCCGCCTCTACAATCAAATGGCGGAACCCAAGTACGTCCTCGCGATGGGCGCGTGCGCCAGCGCGGGCGGTCCTTTCAAAGAAGGTTACAGCGTGGTGTCCGGCGTGGACAAACTCGTGCCGGTGGATGTGTACGTCCCAGGTTGTCCGCCCACCCCGCAAGCCCTGCTCTATGGTTTGATGCAACTCCAAAAGAAAATTGACAAGCAATCCGTTCGCGAGGTCGCGTGGTATCGCAAAGGTGAAACCGAAGGCGTCCCCGAACCGGTGCTCGGTCCCGATCTGTTCGATCCGCGCCGCGCCGAAGAAATCACCGCGCTCGCGCGTGATCCGCAATCGCTCGCCGCGCGCGCCGTCAAGATTCAAACCAAAGCCGATGCCAAGGCAGAGAAAAAATAA
- a CDS encoding NADH-quinone oxidoreductase subunit D, which produces MAVNAPPAPTEKQVTTAFDAPSVAEKIKIKFPDAVESAAGQNLVIKGERLLDAARILHDELGFDYLHNVTSVDFPDRFEVVYQLSSIERQGVPLTLKVNAQRQDPAVPSLVSVYRGADFQEREVYDMMGIRFLGHPNLRRILMWDGFEGFPLRKDYHEPYYEDDKKPFGTRWDQGHHVIAEDRNPWHDNVIYPANFDAVSYKPQRDTVRTVGAAEAVATKLKTDKIVLNIGPQHPSTHGVLRLKTTLDGETIVAVEPVLGYLHRNHEKIGERNTFLGNIPFTDRLDYFTSMNNNHAYVIGVEKLMGLKVPERAEYIRIIMAELTRFVSHLSFLGFLFNDLGAFYTPLLYGLEERELVLDLFEAASGSRMMCNYMRFGGVARELPDGFLDKVSYLANERFPRVMDEFDRFLTGNEIFLARTQGVGVLTREQAINYSTAGPVLRGSGVKYDVRRAEPYSIYDRFEFDIPTGTTGDVHARFMMRFWEAHQSIRILQQALKQIQPGEIMTGKKNYQVRVPKGEVYGRGENPKGELGFYLVSDGNPNPYRYHVRSPSFINLTSMNEMSVGHKVADLIIILGSHDVVMGEVDR; this is translated from the coding sequence ATGGCTGTCAACGCGCCACCTGCTCCAACTGAAAAACAAGTTACGACTGCTTTTGACGCGCCGAGCGTCGCCGAAAAAATCAAAATCAAGTTTCCCGATGCGGTCGAATCCGCGGCGGGGCAGAACCTCGTCATCAAAGGCGAGCGTTTGCTCGACGCCGCGCGCATTCTACACGACGAACTGGGATTCGATTATCTCCACAACGTCACAAGCGTAGATTTCCCAGATCGTTTCGAGGTCGTTTATCAACTGTCTTCCATCGAACGGCAGGGCGTACCGCTGACGCTCAAAGTCAACGCGCAGCGTCAAGACCCGGCGGTGCCGTCGCTGGTGTCGGTGTATCGCGGCGCGGACTTTCAGGAACGCGAAGTCTACGATATGATGGGCATTCGGTTCCTGGGTCATCCGAACCTCCGTCGCATTTTGATGTGGGATGGCTTTGAAGGTTTCCCGCTCCGCAAAGATTACCACGAGCCGTACTACGAAGACGACAAGAAACCGTTCGGCACGCGTTGGGATCAAGGGCATCACGTCATCGCCGAAGACCGCAATCCTTGGCATGACAATGTGATCTATCCCGCGAATTTTGACGCGGTGTCGTACAAACCACAGCGCGACACGGTGCGAACCGTTGGCGCAGCAGAAGCAGTCGCAACCAAACTCAAGACCGACAAAATCGTTTTGAACATCGGACCGCAACACCCTTCGACGCACGGCGTGTTGCGTTTGAAAACGACGCTCGACGGCGAAACGATTGTCGCGGTCGAGCCAGTGCTGGGTTACTTGCATCGCAATCACGAAAAAATCGGCGAGCGCAACACGTTCCTCGGTAACATTCCGTTCACCGACCGCCTCGATTATTTTACCTCGATGAACAACAATCACGCGTACGTGATTGGCGTTGAAAAATTGATGGGTCTCAAGGTGCCCGAACGCGCCGAATACATTCGCATTATCATGGCGGAGTTGACGCGTTTCGTCAGTCACCTTTCGTTTCTCGGGTTTCTCTTCAACGACCTGGGCGCGTTCTACACGCCGCTCCTGTACGGTTTGGAAGAACGCGAGCTGGTGCTCGATTTGTTCGAAGCCGCGTCTGGCTCGCGCATGATGTGCAACTATATGCGCTTTGGCGGCGTCGCGCGCGAATTGCCCGATGGCTTTCTCGACAAAGTGAGTTATCTCGCGAACGAGCGTTTCCCGCGCGTGATGGATGAGTTTGACCGATTCCTGACCGGCAACGAAATTTTCCTTGCGCGCACCCAGGGCGTAGGCGTTCTCACGCGCGAGCAAGCGATCAATTACAGCACCGCCGGGCCGGTCTTGCGCGGATCGGGCGTCAAGTACGATGTGCGCCGCGCCGAGCCGTACTCGATTTATGATCGGTTCGAGTTCGATATTCCGACCGGCACGACCGGGGACGTGCACGCGCGGTTCATGATGCGGTTCTGGGAAGCGCACCAAAGCATTCGGATTCTGCAACAAGCGCTCAAGCAAATTCAGCCGGGCGAAATCATGACCGGTAAAAAGAACTATCAGGTGCGCGTGCCCAAGGGCGAAGTCTACGGACGCGGCGAGAATCCCAAAGGCGAACTGGGATTCTACCTGGTCAGCGATGGCAATCCCAATCCGTACCGTTATCACGTTCGCTCACCATCGTTTATCAACCTGACTTCGATGAATGAGATGTCGGTTGGACACAAAGTGGCTGACCTGATCATCATTCTTGGCTCGCACGATGTTGTGATGGGCGAAGTGGACCGATAG
- a CDS encoding 4Fe-4S binding protein: MSFGLGVLRGMGVTLRRAIKTYQGDFKHLGKPYEPTAFAERQSVKGSGIFTVQYPEEKLKPPENFRFVPFLVYDPKLDEKGKPVIDAATGKEAIGYERCTSCGICAKVCPPQCIWIVRATKPEGKPRPKCTEFYIDIDVCMNCGMCAEFCPFDAIKMDHDYELGDYERHVGHIHDITRLMKSSTYHAQIHPLDAAREEADKKAKEAAKAKKT, from the coding sequence ATGAGTTTCGGATTAGGCGTACTGCGCGGAATGGGTGTGACCTTGCGCCGCGCGATCAAGACATATCAAGGCGATTTCAAACATCTCGGCAAACCATACGAGCCGACCGCGTTCGCGGAACGACAGAGTGTCAAGGGGAGCGGCATCTTTACGGTGCAGTATCCCGAAGAAAAACTCAAGCCGCCGGAAAATTTCCGGTTCGTGCCGTTTCTCGTTTACGATCCCAAGTTGGATGAAAAGGGCAAGCCGGTCATTGACGCGGCGACCGGCAAAGAAGCGATCGGTTACGAACGATGTACCTCGTGCGGCATTTGCGCCAAGGTGTGTCCGCCGCAATGCATCTGGATTGTGCGCGCGACGAAACCCGAAGGCAAGCCGCGACCAAAATGCACCGAGTTTTACATTGACATTGATGTCTGCATGAACTGTGGCATGTGCGCCGAGTTCTGCCCGTTCGATGCGATCAAGATGGATCACGATTATGAGTTGGGCGACTACGAACGACACGTCGGACACATCCACGATATTACGCGCTTGATGAAATCTTCGACGTACCACGCGCAAATTCATCCGCTGGATGCGGCGCGTGAGGAAGCGGACAAGAAAGCGAAAGAAGCGGCGAAAGCCAAAAAGACGTAA
- a CDS encoding TlpA family protein disulfide reductase yields MATLSVGQVAPAFSLRGADGTDFELNQHGARLTLAVFFKTTCPTCVLAFPYFEKMHQTLYDAGLVVWGISQNDRARSVEFARRYGSTFPILIDDAWRVSNEFDPEFVPTAFLIDRAGKIVERVVAFDKAGLNRVAHSVATTLSVAVPVIAPDKDGNPPFRPG; encoded by the coding sequence ATGGCAACTCTGAGCGTAGGACAGGTCGCCCCGGCGTTTTCGTTGCGCGGGGCGGACGGTACAGATTTTGAACTGAATCAACACGGCGCGCGGCTCACGCTCGCCGTCTTTTTCAAGACGACGTGTCCGACGTGCGTGCTGGCGTTTCCGTACTTTGAAAAAATGCACCAGACTTTATATGATGCCGGGTTGGTGGTGTGGGGCATTTCGCAAAACGACCGCGCGCGGTCGGTCGAATTCGCACGACGATACGGTAGCACATTTCCTATTTTGATTGACGACGCTTGGCGCGTGTCCAACGAGTTCGATCCGGAATTTGTGCCGACCGCGTTCTTGATTGATCGCGCCGGCAAAATTGTCGAGCGCGTGGTCGCGTTCGACAAAGCAGGGTTGAATCGCGTGGCGCATTCGGTCGCCACGACATTGAGCGTCGCGGTACCCGTGATCGCGCCGGACAAGGATGGCAATCCGCCGTTTCGTCCCGGCTGA
- the def gene encoding peptide deformylase, which produces MAIHEILMSDHPVLRQKAKKVKRVDASTQKLIDDMFDSMREARGLGLAAPQIGVGLRVLVIEMPEDETDDSVQALPRDHRKVEYSGQQIALVNPEIVKAEGEQFGEEGCLSIPGYVGMVRRAMKVTVKGLDRKGKETRIKGEGLLARALQHEVDHLDGILFTDRLEKPEDLYRVTENHERVPVFQGGATQSSKKELSPA; this is translated from the coding sequence ATGGCAATTCACGAAATACTCATGTCGGATCACCCGGTGCTCCGGCAAAAAGCCAAAAAGGTCAAACGCGTGGACGCGTCCACGCAGAAACTCATAGACGACATGTTCGACTCGATGCGCGAGGCGCGCGGGCTGGGTCTCGCCGCGCCGCAAATCGGCGTGGGTTTGCGCGTGCTCGTGATCGAAATGCCCGAGGACGAAACCGACGATAGTGTTCAGGCGCTGCCACGCGACCATCGCAAAGTGGAATACAGCGGACAACAAATCGCGCTCGTCAATCCGGAAATCGTCAAAGCCGAAGGCGAGCAGTTCGGCGAAGAAGGATGTCTCTCGATTCCCGGTTATGTTGGGATGGTGCGCCGCGCGATGAAAGTGACCGTCAAAGGTCTCGACCGCAAGGGCAAAGAGACGCGCATCAAAGGCGAAGGTCTGCTCGCGCGCGCGCTGCAACACGAAGTAGATCATCTCGACGGAATTTTGTTCACCGACCGTCTCGAAAAACCGGAAGACTTGTACCGCGTCACCGAGAACCACGAGCGCGTGCCGGTGTTTCAGGGCGGCGCAACCCAATCCTCGAAGAAAGAGTTATCACCCGCGTGA
- a CDS encoding DUF362 domain-containing protein, with protein MNLAGYHQVIDRQADTALKVNISWHFFFPGSSTTPWQLEGVIRALNQDGYDPNLIHACHNRTVVIDAHLGERENKQLNVVERHGLRNIHLYEGEEWIHIRDAVGDLTEKFLCLNDVYPGGFYIPKRFIGENIIHLPTVKTHIFTTTTGAMKNAFGGLLNERRHWTHPVIHETLVDLLMIQKKIHRGVFAVMDGTFAGDGPGPRCMTPHVKNVLLASSDQVAIDAVAAKLMGMDPLSIKFIRLAHERGLGCGDPREIEITGDVSAANENWQFVGPFQKMTFASRMQHKIYWGPLKKPIEWSLKTVLAPWSYIASVVYHDSFWYPFIAKRQMDQVLGSEWGKLFRNWETLTPDEQGFPSVGDDSAQLHRVGWKAFYRSLGVLGTTVREAPEFAARKRRTTNA; from the coding sequence ATGAACCTCGCCGGTTATCACCAAGTCATTGATCGTCAAGCCGATACCGCGCTCAAGGTCAACATCTCCTGGCACTTTTTCTTTCCCGGTAGTTCGACGACGCCCTGGCAATTGGAAGGCGTGATTCGCGCGCTGAATCAAGACGGGTACGACCCGAATCTGATTCACGCGTGTCACAATCGTACCGTCGTGATTGACGCGCACCTGGGCGAGCGCGAGAACAAGCAGCTCAACGTCGTCGAGCGTCACGGTTTGCGAAACATCCATCTCTACGAGGGCGAAGAGTGGATTCACATTCGCGATGCAGTCGGCGATCTCACGGAAAAATTCTTGTGCCTCAACGATGTGTATCCCGGCGGATTCTACATTCCGAAACGATTCATCGGCGAGAACATCATCCATCTGCCGACGGTCAAGACGCACATTTTCACGACGACGACCGGCGCGATGAAGAACGCGTTCGGCGGCTTGCTCAACGAGCGGCGGCACTGGACGCACCCGGTCATCCACGAGACCTTGGTTGACCTGTTGATGATTCAAAAGAAAATTCATCGCGGTGTGTTCGCGGTGATGGATGGCACGTTCGCCGGCGATGGTCCTGGTCCGCGTTGCATGACGCCGCATGTCAAGAATGTTTTGCTCGCGAGTTCGGATCAAGTTGCGATTGACGCGGTCGCGGCGAAGTTAATGGGTATGGATCCGCTCTCGATCAAGTTCATTCGCCTCGCGCACGAACGCGGGCTGGGTTGTGGCGACCCGCGCGAAATCGAAATCACTGGCGACGTGAGCGCGGCGAATGAGAACTGGCAATTCGTCGGACCGTTCCAAAAGATGACGTTCGCTTCGCGGATGCAACACAAAATTTATTGGGGTCCGCTCAAGAAACCGATCGAGTGGAGTCTCAAGACGGTGCTCGCGCCCTGGTCGTACATCGCGAGCGTGGTTTATCACGACAGTTTCTGGTATCCGTTTATCGCGAAACGACAGATGGATCAGGTGCTCGGTAGTGAGTGGGGCAAGTTGTTTCGCAATTGGGAAACGCTCACGCCGGACGAGCAAGGTTTTCCATCGGTGGGCGACGATTCAGCACAGTTGCATCGCGTCGGATGGAAAGCGTTCTATCGTTCGTTGGGTGTGCTCGGTACGACCGTCAGAGAAGCGCCCGAGTTCGCCGCGCGAAAACGCCGAACGACCAACGCGTGA